Proteins encoded within one genomic window of Rhododendron vialii isolate Sample 1 chromosome 1a, ASM3025357v1:
- the LOC131305489 gene encoding universal stress protein PHOS32 isoform X2: MMRKKNKDRRIVVAVDESEESMYALSWCLTNLLSQQAKTNNINNTTIVLLYVKPPPPAYSSMDPTGYLFGGDVVATMEKYSRDLANSVMNRAEEVYGAFNTTTIKVEKKIGSGDAKNVICVAVEKLAADVLVMGSHDYGFFKRALLGSVSDYCSKHVKCPLVVVKRPKNA, from the exons atgatgaggaagaagaacaaGGATAGGAGGATAGTGGTAGCAGTAGACGAAAGCGAAGAGAGCATGTATGCTCTGTCTTGGTGCCTCACTAACCTTCTCTCTCAACAAGCCAAAACCAACAATATTAACAATACTACCATCGTCCTCCTCTACGTCAAACCCCCTCCCCCTGCTTATTCCTCCATGGATCCCACTG GATACCTTTTTGGTGGAGATGTAGTGGCAACCATGGAGAAATACAGCAGGGACTTGGCCAATTCTGTTATGAACAGAGCCGAAGAGGTCTACGGAGCCTTCAACACCACCACT ATAAAAGTGGAGAAGAAGATCGGTAGCGGAGATGCTAAGAATGTGATATGTGTAGCGGTTGAGAAGCTTGCAGCGGACGTCCTGGTCATGGGTAGCCATGACTATGGTTTTTTCAAGAG GGCACTGTTAGGAAGCGTGAGCGATTACTGCTCCAAGCACGTCAAGTGTCCACTTGTGGTTGTGAAGCGACCGAAGAATGCttga
- the LOC131305489 gene encoding universal stress protein PHOS32 isoform X1, which yields MMRKKNKDRRIVVAVDESEESMYALSWCLTNLLSQQAKTNNINNTTIVLLYVKPPPPAYSSMDPTGYLFGGDVVATMEKYSRDLANSVMNRAEEVYGAFNTTTLDVQIKVEKKIGSGDAKNVICVAVEKLAADVLVMGSHDYGFFKRALLGSVSDYCSKHVKCPLVVVKRPKNA from the exons atgatgaggaagaagaacaaGGATAGGAGGATAGTGGTAGCAGTAGACGAAAGCGAAGAGAGCATGTATGCTCTGTCTTGGTGCCTCACTAACCTTCTCTCTCAACAAGCCAAAACCAACAATATTAACAATACTACCATCGTCCTCCTCTACGTCAAACCCCCTCCCCCTGCTTATTCCTCCATGGATCCCACTG GATACCTTTTTGGTGGAGATGTAGTGGCAACCATGGAGAAATACAGCAGGGACTTGGCCAATTCTGTTATGAACAGAGCCGAAGAGGTCTACGGAGCCTTCAACACCACCACT TTGGATGTGCAGATAAAAGTGGAGAAGAAGATCGGTAGCGGAGATGCTAAGAATGTGATATGTGTAGCGGTTGAGAAGCTTGCAGCGGACGTCCTGGTCATGGGTAGCCATGACTATGGTTTTTTCAAGAG GGCACTGTTAGGAAGCGTGAGCGATTACTGCTCCAAGCACGTCAAGTGTCCACTTGTGGTTGTGAAGCGACCGAAGAATGCttga
- the LOC131305382 gene encoding uncharacterized protein LOC131305382 encodes MGEVVLFMEELKPSSATVASCRICHGDEEEESQESCKSLEVPCACSGTLMFAHRDCIQRWCNQKGNTTCEICLQKFEPGYTTPPRKSQLIDSIVTIRGSLEVLRREQELQHPGLVPTVEAEGRMLETNNSSEGSSAPDWSAIWCRSLVLVLTFLLLARHLLLVLSTVGMKDFPFTFVTLIVLRAGEILLTVYLLVWVMMAIRNNIKRQH; translated from the exons ATGGGAGAAGTAGTTTTGTTTATGGAGGAATTGAAACCATCTTCTGCAACAGTCGCTTCGTGCAGAATCTGTCATggagacgaagaagaagagtcGCAGGAGAGCTGCAAAAGCTTGGAAGTCCCTTGTGCTTGTTCTGGAACTCTTATG TTTGCGCATAGAGATTGCATACAAAGGTGGTGTAACCAAAAGGGCAATACAACTTGTGAAATCTGTCTACAG AAATTTGAACCAGGGTACACAACTCCCCCGAGGAAGTCCCAGCTGATTGATTCCATTGTCACCATCAG GGGAAGCTTGGAAGTTCTAAGAAGAGAGCAAGAGCTACAACATCCAGGATTAGTACCCACGGTGGAAGCCGAGGGCCGAATGCTTGAAACAAACAACTCCTCAGAGGGTTCGTCTGCCCCCGATTGGAGTGCCATTTGGTGCAGATCACTGGTTCTCGTT TTAACATTTCTGCTGCTAGCTAGACACCTACTTCTTGTACTTTCCACCGTAGGAATGAAAGATTTCCCCTTCACATTTGTTACC TTGATTGTTTTAAGGGCTGGTGAGATTCTTCTCACTGTGTACTTGCTCGTCTGGGTAATGATGGCGATCAGAAACAACATCAAGCGTCAACATTAG